CAGCGGACTTCTACGAAACCCTGTTGTCGCTGAACATCATCGGCACATACAACGTCTTCCAAGCAGCAAAAGATCAAGGCTGTGAGCGCGTCGTCTTTGCCAGCAGCATCAACGCAATGTTAGCCTATCCACCCGACCTATCCGTTACTTGGGATATGCCCGTCAACCCACCAAACGTCTACGGCGTAACCAAATGTTTTGGCGAAGCGCTGGGACAATGTTTCGCACACGACGGGCTGTCGTCAATAGCAATTCGTATCGGCGGAATTAAACGAGAGGGTGAACCAAACAGAAATCAAGGCGATATGGGACAGGGCTGGATCAGCCAACGCGATCTAGCACAACTGATAGGGTGCTGCATTGATGTCGAAGGGGTCGATTTCGCAATCGTACACGGGCAGAGCCGGCACAAAACCCCACGACTCGACATCTCCCATACCTGCGAAATCCTCGGCTACGAACCCCAAGACGGCACAATCTAAAGTAGTAGGCACACGCCGTGTGCCGTAACCCTTGTGCATATTACGACATATTTGCGTAGGGGGTTTCCCGCCCATCAACACCCCTCTTACACCGACAGAATCTGAATTCCTGTAGGGGCAGATCTTGTGCCTGCCCAAAATATAAAACTAGCGGTAAGTTAAATCTGGTTTTCTCGTTATCTCGTCTTCTCGTTTTCACGCCGAGACTCGACAATCGGCTTTGGGTGTAGACGAATGTTACCGCCGA
The nucleotide sequence above comes from Candidatus Poribacteria bacterium. Encoded proteins:
- a CDS encoding NAD(P)-dependent oxidoreductase, whose translation is DIAEIENPNGHEVMTADIADLDQMQRACEGMDTVVHLAADRSPAADFYETLLSLNIIGTYNVFQAAKDQGCERVVFASSINAMLAYPPDLSVTWDMPVNPPNVYGVTKCFGEALGQCFAHDGLSSIAIRIGGIKREGEPNRNQGDMGQGWISQRDLAQLIGCCIDVEGVDFAIVHGQSRHKTPRLDISHTCEILGYEPQDGTI